The DNA region acttgtgctggggacagctctgttCTGGCCATGGACAGGCTGacccccagctgctgcagagatgaTTTGATGTTGGCTTGCTCAAAGTGGGCATAGAGGGTCGTTGCTGGAACTCTCCTCGAGGTGCCGTTGGGCGAGCGCTCCACAATGTAAATGATCACTTCTGTCCTAAGCGAGGCAAAATGCGGAATTGTCAGGAAAAGGCCAGCAGCACAAAGGAGCTAACacaacacaaaaccacccaaaatccaAGCTGTCACTTCTCCCAGCTGGCTTTTAACTTTGGCTTAGTGAGATGTAAAGTACCAGTAACTGCAGGGTTTAATGCAgcaagggagagagagaaaagctgtAAATACCATTACATTCTCTGCTCTCCCCAGTTTTACCAACCATATTCTACGGTGACAGCAGTACTACATTAAGAATAACCTAAAATCTCTGGAAAGGTACTGGACTTAATGCCATAAGAACAACTATACAAAGGAATAAGAGATACAAATCAAACTTAGGATGAACAGTTCTAAAATCAAGGAGGAGGGGAGACAGTAGATTTAGGCACCAACCCTTGCTAACATGCAATATAAACAGGCAAGCCTGTGGGAATCTCACGTACTGGTCATCGGGCATCGTTTTAACACCTTCGACATTCACAGTGAGGGTCTGGTTTCCTCCCAAAATTTTGTGTAGTGATTCtacgagctgctgctgctggtttcGAATATCTGCTTCTTTTCTGTTAAACACCAAGACTACGAGGCCATCTTCATCTTTGTTGTTGGGCATTAAACTGTAACCCACAGCCTGCCAAggaacaaatgaaaaatgaaggtATGTTACTTAGCAAATGCATATCTTTGTGGCATGAAGGGAAGGGGCTAAATCCCTCCATTTTTAGAGCAACTGGTTCAAAATTTAACTCACAATTTATTCCGAGCTGCACAAACATAAAATCAATCCCCTTTAAATCAATCTCTCATATAGCCATCAGTACAGCAGCTTTTGAAACAGTCTGGATTTTTACAAGTTCCTAAGTATCCTTATCACATCAGGGGTGTTGCCAACACAGCAGAGCTCACAGCAATCAGGAACATTTTACAAACTGACTCTTTTTCCAAATTGCAAATGGAACCAGAGGATCAGACTTTATTACAAGCAAAATCAGAGTGGCAGCTTTCACATCCTCTTGCCTATCAGCTCTCACCCCAAGCCAGCACTGGTGACAGGGTGGACAGCAGGGGCTTTGTGAGACCCTGACACTGCATGTGGGTGGGTGACCTGTGCCTTTCCCCTTGTGCAAGTTCAGCTGAAGAGAGAAATGAGTTGGGGATGTGCCCAGGAGTCCGGTTTTGTCAGCAGAGGGTAATCCCCTGCCATGGTGATCCTTGCAGAATCAGCCATCCTGCCATGGAGCACAACAGTGACAAGCTAAggaataatttgtttttaagaaCATGACATCTCTGGTATTTTTGTTTAGAATAAATAACTCTTCCATGATCTCTTTACGCAACACAGCATTTTCAAACTAGAACCGATTTATTTTACTTCACTGTGGTCCTTCAAACAACAGCCTGTAACACGTACCTTAGCAGCATGCATTTCTTGGTCTGGAGCTGCATGCTTCTCATGTGTCCTACAGCTGGACATGCTTCTTTCTTATCTGATGCCAGGTGTTTCCAGAGGCAATAACCAAAACAGCTTATGACACTCTGTTCCTATCCCTGTGCCACCTTCTCCCCTATTTTTTGCAGGCATCTTCCACTGGTGGCACAGATGGAACTTGTCAGTATTTCACTTATGGCATGTGAATTCATGGCATTAGAAACGCTCCAGTCACAGGGACAAGAGTAAACCTAGCATCTGGCATCGTCTAACGTGAAGACTCTTCTTTTTAGTAAATGAAACTCTAAAATAACCGATTTTGCATCACACAACTTATAATGGGCAATTTTTCAAAGCGCAGAAACTGCGAAAGCAGTTTCCGACAACAACTTACAGGAAAATAAGCTTTCAGGTGCATTGCCAATAAAATGTTCAAGGTAACACTGAAAAAGGTGATGcaacaaaagcaaacatttgTTAGGCAGGCACAGTTGCTGCAAAAATGTTACAGAAGTCTCATAATGTACATAATTAACACTAGACTTAATTCAGTATTAACCTACATTCATGACACAAAGTTTGCACTCCAAAGGATCAGCTCAGGGAAGGAGGGTATCACCACgcctgccccaaatccccttaCAAGCCTGAGGCTTAGCAAGACAGTCAGCAGGTGCAGGATTTGTGGAGAATGGAGAGCCACAAATTCTTTGTCAGCATGAGAAGCAAGATCTGGAACTGCTGACGACTTCACACAGGAAATGGAGTCAGCATAAGCACTGGCAAGGATAAAGGCTGGCAGATTTTAAACCTGGCACAGGCCAGGTTCATAGAGGGTTATTTTAATCTAGACAAAGCAATGAAGGAAGACCCTGAAGTTCTTATTCCAAATTTTCAGAGTTTCTTTCAGACAAGAAggttatttttaattgtttctgtCTTATTGTAACATACACAGACatacattaaaattaatttccatagATCTGTTTGAAGTACACACACACTAACCTGAATGCTAGCACATGAAATTGTTACTTTCATGATCCACATCTGGGCTCATTATCTAGTCCCTCCACACCACCCAGATTTCCAGCATCTTCGAACCTTTTAATGAGTATGCATCAGAACTGTGCAGATTACCTGGAAAAATACTGTTTCAGAATACTCTTACCAGTGACAAACTCTGGTTTAACACCCATGAGCTGCTCAGACTCAGCAGAGTAAGGGCATCGGCGCCCTCTGTGGGCAGCTGAACCATGCCATACCTTAAACCTGCAGAAGGGGTTTTCCTGCGTGAACTCCACCGGAGCGATGTTGTTGTTGAAGTACCCCTTGCCCGTGCCCCAGAAGGCCTGGAGCTGGTTCCATTTGGCCAGAATGGCGTCCCTCTCATCTCCCAGAAGTGTCGGGGCCGAGAGGGCGCTGGCTGTGTTGATGAGCTGGTTGGACTGAGCGGGTGTCTGGGCAGGCTGGTTGAACAACCCGGTGCCTAACGCTGGGTGGgatgaagagaaataaattaaaccCTTGACCAACCGTGACCATGCTATCACCTACAACCTGCCTATCACTAGCATCACTTCTTATCATATTttgagaagcaaaataaaaacattgaataaataaatgaattaaaatCAGATCATGTTTCTTAAGGTTCTTTTTACAGCCATTCTTAATCTACAACAGAAGTTCCTGAATGCtacatcagatttttttttttttttttttttttttaacgagACATCTGTATTGATCCATGTCACAATCTGGCATCCTCAATTTCTAAATCTGAGAGGCAGGCTGGCTGTTACAAATTCAGTGGACTCAGAGCCAGAAGCTGCTTATTATCTAGCTCCATTTAAATTATCCTCaatgcttttttcctcccccttctTGTAATGCTGTGACTGCAACATCAGTTCTTTAACTACATTCTACCAGCATTAAACCGAAGGGGTAAATATTGTTGGAAGCTCAAGGGTGAAGCTCAGGGACTTGCTTGAGCCCTAGTTTAAGAGTTTAAGTGTTTAACAGCCTCCTGTTTCAATACACTTCTGCCCCACTACCCCAGCAACTGAAGATGGCAGTCTTGCGCTTTCACTGCTAAGGGATGGGTAAATCCAAAGGCCATACTCACtggtctgctgctgctgctgctgagttcCAAAGCCTCCAAAGCCTAGCCCAGTTCCCAACCCACTGCCCAAGCCAGTTCCAGTTCCTGTGCCAAAACTGGTACCAAATCCAAAGCCTTTGTTCTGGGTAGCACCAAAGAGTCCTGGGGAAACAAGTACATGATTATTGAGAAGAGCTCAGCAGCTGTGTAATCCAAAGCACTCCTGGATTTGCTCTGAAGGCAGTGAGTCCCTCAGTCCCTTACCGCTGGTGCCGGTATTGGTGGGAGCAGAGAAGCTGAACGCCGGTGCCgcagtggtggtggtggtccCAAAGCCTCCAAAGGCACCTGCCAAACACAGACTGCGGTCAGGCCGTGGCACACggccctggagctgggcacAACATGACAACCGACCGCACGCCTCAGGTGTTACGGGATCAGGTGCTGACAGACGGATGGCACATGGCACAAGCATGTAGTTCACACTGAGCATGGGGACCAAGTTCATCGTCCAAGGAAATGGGGGACAAAACACGGAGCACAAAGCCAGAACTTGTATGGTGTGTCaaggaagcaaacaaaaaggCAGCAGTCAACTGACATCGTGTTCCTTTACCAGAGGGATGTGACTTCCCGAGTGACACACACAGCTAACAGAACTATTTCTTACATTCCTTCTCAGGAATACTTCTGGTCAATGTCACTGCTAAGTGTGTAATAAACAACTTGATGTTTTGTGAATTTTACAAACAGCCctacctcaggaaaaaaaacaaagcctgAGGCCAGATACAGTCGCTGTGCTTACAAGCAAAATTTACAGGTAAAATTCTACAgggtcctttttttttaaagacttgttTCCCAATGATCCTCCCCGTTACACCTCATTTGGAGATTCAACCACTAGTATAGGAAGATGGGTGCAAAAGCAGTCTGCCTTCCACAGGTTTTCAGGAAAAGCAGTCACTGGCCAGCAGGAGAGGACCTAAGTGAGTGCCTGAGTTCCAGTGGTGCCAATGGCACTGGCCCAAGGTGCTGCCTGTGGAGCACTGACCTGCCTGGGAAACCAAGGTCTCTGTGTTTCATGCTGCTTTTACACATGCTCAAATGACAAAAGACAGTCTGCTACAAAGGATTTGTCACAAAGATGTTGTCTTTCCTAACTCATGTGtcaatagcaaaaaaaaaaaaaaaagtttagatCTATTGCACTCACAGTCCTCCTGTccacaaacaaaatgaaaagcatAAATCAAAGCTGATATGCAAGTGCATTTTATTTCCACTCAGCAACCATCTTGATGTGAGTGGGCACACGCAATTGTTCCCTGTAACACCCACGTTTCAGTCCTGCCAGCAAGTGGGACACCCTGGCAGGAGCACCAGCAGATAACACCATTTTTAGGTACCTTTGTACCCACTGCAAATTTAGTCATCCTTTCTTGAAAAGGGACCTGCGAGTACAAATTAAATACCAAAGTATCAAATTAAATATCAAATGGACTGTCCGTGGTGTCTTCTGGAGCGGTTCAAATGAAGCCAAAGAAATCCAGCCCAAGAGTGCTCACAGCAAATAAACCCAATGAGACCACTGGAGTGCACAGAACAGATGAGAGGCGCTGACACAGAGAGCGATGACACTGTGGGATGGACGGAATTCCTATACGAGCAGCAGCAACGGACCCCCCGGGCTAATTCCACACCAACACGAGCATTAGAAATCCATCCAGTCTGGTGTTTTTATAGGGAATGGGAAATACTTGAGGTGAAATGACACCAGCTGATGGCTCAGATCTGATGGATCTCCATGGGGCCACAAAGGGCTTTCTTAGCCACCCCCCGTGCACCCATGCCGTGCAGGCCTCCCTGGAGCACGAGCGCCCCCggagagctggggcagggccgTTTTGGGATGCAGGGCGGCTTTGGGGAACAGGTCACAGCTGGGCTCTGACTTTGTGCCGGTCGTATACAATTCGTTTCTGCACAGAAACTATTGAGGTGTGGTGCGTTCATGACAGCCAACGCAAGGCCGATGAGGAGACACGGGGGAAGATGAAAACATGACTGCAGTAGTCCAAGAATCTCATGTCAGGAAACAGGGGAAAGGGACCAGCTCTGGGATTGCTCGGGATCACCTGGATTCATTCCCATTTCAGAGACTTTTGGCTACGGGGCTATTTTTCCTCAAAAGCTATTCCTCGAGAATTTAACAGGCAAAACCCCTCCAAACCTGTGTCTCTCCAACCCATTCTATTTCCAGAGCTTTTATGGCCAGTCTTCACTGGATATGAGGATTAGGAGTGGACACAGATCCCCGGTGAGGGAAGTAATTCTTGGACCCCTGCTGGTAACGTTTACCACAGAACCCGTATTTACGCATTATCTACCTGCGCTCGCCAGACTGTTACCAAAATTGAAAGGTGGAGTTGAGGTAGTGGAAACACCGAAATTCCCAATATTAAAATTCACCGCGGGATTAGCAGTTAATCCGAAACCCCCAAAATTAAACCCACTGGCAGTGGAGTTTGCAGTTTCAAGCCCACCAAATCCTGACGAGCGGGAAGCAGAAAAAGAGCAAGGCAACATTAGTTCTGAGTGAAAGGCAGGTCCcaggaaagaaaagctgaagcaTTTTTCCATCTCCATGGACAAGACAGGCATAGTTAGAGACAAGAGTAAAAGGTATTAACTGGCATTAAACATTATTTATTGGACACAAGGAGGACAGTTAAAAGCTCCACACACTGCTGCTGTAAAGACATTATTTTTCAATTATACTGTGCATAAAGAAGTAGCATTTCCCCCCCTTATTTCAAAGCCATATCTCTGTAATTCAATATTCACATTAACAGTAATTTTTAACAGCCTAAGACTGCTCAATGCAGCTGCATTCGTCTTAAGTGTAACAGATAATAGCAAAATTAACTCACAAACTCTCAGGAAGGCAAGAGTAAATCATCCTCACACAGATAAATACACTCAGATACACGACAGCAGAATAACCACGAAACTCAGCTCCAGCATCTGAGGCACCACACAAGCCTCAGCTACTCCAAGGCAGACTTATCCAAGTTCTATTGCCAAAACCTGCCCACCTCAGCCTTGCTGGATTTACTGATGCACCCAGCACCCCTGGGATGCAGCTGAAACAGGTTCATGCTGGACAGGCAACGGGAAGTCCTGAAGTGTGATCCCAGATTTCCCTCTGATATTGGTCTGTGAGTGTCATAAACCTTGCCACAGTGTACAGGCAGCACAAGGCGATGTTTTACTTTCAGATGGGGTCAGAAAGAGGGTGTGTAAAAGAGACAGTGAAAGTCAGGTTAACTAGAGCAAAGATGAGTCCTGTCTAAAGGACTTGTTCGGAGCGaacaattaattattttactAAGTGAGggcaaggaaagctctgtcttaCACTTCACCACGACTGACAGTGACAAAAGCAGAGGGGGGAAAAGTCTAACTTTACAAGTTAACTCCTGTCTTTTACCTTGCTCAAAAACGAACTTCCAAGGGCATCTTGTCCAAATGACGAATTTATTGCAAGCAAAATGCTGATCCGAGGGACCTGCACCACCTCATCACAAGCGCCTCAAGAGCGACTCCCGGACCCGCCGAGGGCCGGGCGAGGCGCGGGACGGCGCCTCTGAGGGAGCCGCGATTCTCATTGGCCGGGGGGCACGCGCTGCCGGCCGCCGCGGTTCTCATTGGCGGGGGGGCACGCGCGGGTCCCTGAGGCGGCCGCCGTTCTCATTGGCGGGGGGGCACGCGCGGGTCCCTGAGGCGGCCGCCGTTCTCATTGGCGGGGGGGCACGCGCGGGTCCCTGAGGCGGCCGCCGTTCTCATTGGCGGGGGGGCACGCGCTGCCGGCCTCAGCAGTTCCCAATGGCGGGTGGGGGGCAGCACGAGGGGGACACGCGCGGCACGCCGCCGCTATTCCCCATTGGCCGGGGGGCACGCGCGGCCCTCTGAGGCGGCCGCTGCTCTCATTGGCGGGGGGGCACGCGCTGTCGGCCGCCGCAGCTCTCATTGGCCAGGAGAGAGGGGGGGGCACGCGCTGCCCACTGCTCGGCTacccccgccccgcccctccgcgccccgctccccccgcgcTCACCGGTCGGGTTGGCGGCCCCGGCTCCCGCCGTGGCGCTGAAGTTGAATGCCATGGGGCCGATCGTGGGAGGGCGATTGGAGGCCCCCGCGGGAGGCGCGTACGAGCCCCCGCGGCGGGTCCAGCCACACACAAAACCGGCCGCACGCGCCGCTTTTCCGCCGCCGCCAAAGCGCTTCCGGGTGACGCAGGCGACGCGCGGTGACGCAATCGGCGCGCGCCAGCGGGCTGTACCACTGCGGGCAGCGGGACGGGGGCGCCGGGAGGGGCTTGATGTCCCACGGGACACAGGGAACGAAAGGAGAACAAGGCCAAGCAGCTCTTCCCCGAGGATCGGGGGCATTCCCTGGATTCCCCAACACTGGGACCGCAGTACCACCGTTTTTGGGCGTCCCCGCTGTAGGACCTGGCGGGCAGCCGGGAAGGGATATCGCACAGCTTCTTCCCAGTGACGCTCCCACAGGCACCCCACATCCATGAGGAACAGCTTCCTTCCATGAGGGAACAGCTGGCCACGGAAGTCATGGACTCTCCCTCTCCGGGCACCTTCCTGTGGCAGCTGCACCCAAAGCATCCCGCGCTGCTGTAaaaagcagagcacagccagtccCCAGAGCGTTTCCCCAGGGTTATTCCCAGAAAACAAGATTTGGGGTGACAGTGctatcacagaatcccaggaggGCTTGGCTGGAAAGgcaccttaaagcccatcttgctccactccctgccatgtgTGAAAAATGACCAGATTCACATTTATGTATTAGCCTATGCGTGTTGTTAGGGATTATAAGTATTTAGAAATAGTATCAATGATAACTCTTTTTCAGCTGCTTGTTAATATAATATATGTCAGCTTAAGCATGCACCGTGATGCTTACATAAACAGTGGTGTTATCAATATAATATCTCTGTATCACTTACGGAAATAATAGTGTGATGAATGCACTGTGTTACAGACTTGAGCAAAACATAAGATGTTAAAAAAAGAGGCTTTTGTGTAACTAAGAACAGTGTAAGGCCATCCACTGACCAACCTGTCCAAGTGATAACCGTGACACAAAACAGAGCACCGGAGGACAATTAGAGATTTAACAATCACCATGTTAAATTTAAGGAGGACACACTAAATCCTTATAAGGGGATGTGAAACAGCAGGCAGGAGgcacaagaagaaataaaatacattgaCCTGACACCCAGGATGTCATGCAGAGAAGCTGGAGTGTGAAGAAGTCAGACAAAGGAGTTCCCAAAATATCAGAAACACTGTCTGTATACACCGGGGTGTTCTTTGGCTGTTGGCCAGGAGCACCCCAGCGCTGGAAATATTGTCCTTTTTTATcctattattattaaactttaaaaaattctaaGCAGTGAATTCTGGTTTTCACACATGGGCAGggccaccttccactatcccaggctgctccaagccccgtccagccaggccttggacacttccagagatccaCGGGCAGCCGCAGCTGCTCTGCAAAATCCATTCGAGggcctctccaccctcacagggaagaaacCAAAGCAAGAGCCAGGAAAAAGACCCCAAACCAAGGCCAAGCAATGCAAACCCCAATGCCCCTCTTTAGAAGACAGTTACACACTTTAAAAACGCATTTCACTACCCAATGGAAACATTCCTCAATGAGAATATTCTTTTAATTGGAAAGGGGGAAGGAACCTTGGTGACTTTTAACACAAGCTTCTGCTTGACAAGTAAAAAAGTGTCAGGAGTTCTCAGGACCCTGTCCATAACACGGAGGGGTGCTCCCATCCCAAACATGCCAAGTCTGCATTCCCAGCAAACCCCCACAACACCACCCAccggctgtgtcccctccaggCCAGGAACACCGCTGAGCTGTGGTGCCTTAAGCTGCAGAACAAACCCCACACCCGAAGGATAAAAGCCTGGCTAGCAAGCAGAGTGGGAACACTGTGGTGGTCTGCACGGAGAAGCACTTGCAGCCGCTGGCTCGGTCCCACgcggagctgcagctctggggcgGGTCAGCCGCACACGTGTGCTGTGACAGGAGCAAGCACACCAGCAACAAACACTCGGAGCACGCTGCAGTGAGGACACATTATGGACAGGGCGGCACCCGGCCCAcggcctgtgtccctgtcccgggggCCATCCAGGAGCCCGCTGCGTTCCTAGAGGGCCGTCCACGCTCCCAGGGCCCTTGGCAAGgccacctgtgtcactgtcGTAGGGAATCAGGCCGGCTTGTGGTTCTGATCCTCTGTGGCTGCCAGTGCGGGTACGaacagagggcagggctgagaAAAGCGGGATCTGGAGCAGTTTGCAAATGGAGTTTGAAAGCTGTAACGTAGCTGAGAGAAAAGTCTCCTCCCTGGCTGACAGCGCAGATTCCCTTCCACCTCTGTCCCACCAAAAGTGATGCTGGACACGAGCGTGGCTCCACAGGGAACACTTGGTGTTAGGTCAGCTCTAATGGTTTATTCTCCAAGCTCACAGGGGGAATAAAATCTACTAAGACGTCCTGATGAGTGGGGACCTCTCTTCTTCTGTGCTCTGCAAGGACAAAACCACAGCAAGTGAAACACAGCCATGAGAGACCCTCCACCATGGGAAGCTGGGCTGCCCAGACTCcaagcagggaaaggaaaagctcCTACTTCTAAAGACAATTCCCTCTAagagagccagggctgcactAAGGAAGCACCAGAGGGTTGGTGGCAGCTTGGGCAGGGACCTGGGCAGCTCTGACACAGGAGGGAAGGCAAGAACCAGCCAGGGATCACAAGAAGAGCTGCAGACTGCTGGATTACCTCTGTTTGCCGGAAGAGcaacaaaaagcaaagcaggaaaagcatGGAATGCAGGTGTCCCTTTGTTACTTTGACCCCTGCAGAGTGTTCCAGCACATCCAAGAGAGCTCATTTGAAGCTGTGCATGTAGGGTGGGGCAGGAATTCCTAGGACAGGCCTTGGGCAGTGGGACAGATTGACattctggctgagctgctgacagcacaggcaggctcagaaggaaaaggaaaaggaaaaggaaaaggaaaaggaaaaggaaaaggaaaaggaaaaggaaaaggaaaaggaaaaggaaaaggaaaaggaaaaggaaaaggaaaaggaaaaggaaaaggaaaaggaaaagggaaagggaaagggaaagggaaagggaaaaaggaaaaaggaaaaaggaaaaggaaaaggaaaaaggaccaGTCTCTCCCGCACAGGAAACTGAAGTGCAGTcccatggggatgggatggCAGTGGATCCCACTGATCCAGGGGGGTTCCCCAGGCACAGAAGGAAGTTGTAAGAGCATTTAGGGAACACCAAAGACAGCAAGCCCACAGCAACTATGAGGACAAAACAGCCTCCTAGAGAACCCAGGCTATTCTTCTAACCAAAGGCTCCACACTTGGTGCCATCTGAACCCTGTTATGGTGAAATGCTGGCATCAGCTTTTGCCCTGACAGGCACCTTAATGCCAGCATGTCATCTTGGGACAGAACTGCTCATAAACAGATTTACAGACTGTCTCGTAAATAGACAATAGTGGAGAATActtcctgctgctgtctgtgCAATTCATCTGTTCTTTGGCCACAAATTTGCATTATGTTTCTGGTAAATAACCCACTGGCACAACAGTGGATTCTTATACAGCAGTTCTTCTGCTGAGAACACTGACAGCAACTAAATCTGTCCTCAGATATGGTGGAGTTTTTGCATCTTATCCTTCAGGGTCCTCTAGACAGGCTGATTTATTTCACTACTGTTGGCAAGGGAATTGGGCACAGAGACAGGACCTGCCTTACCAGGCTTCTCGGATTAACTCCACTCCTTTGCTTTGGCGCGTTTATTCTGAGTCTATTAACATTTCCCCTCCCTAGAAAGGTCATTCCCAACaaaaacaatataaaaacaCATGCAGAAAGACACCAAGAGGTAAAatcaaccacaaaaaaaaaaaaaaaaaaagaaaaaaaaaaaaaaaaaaaaaaagaaaaaatcaaatgcaGGCAGATGGACAGCAAGCAAAGTCAAATCCAAGTGCTGCTTACCTCTTCAGTTATCCTCTGGGACCTGCACACCAGCACAATGAAAACAATCCCAAACACAATCCCCAGAGCCATGATTACAAAGGGGATTCCAGTCACAACACTGGCTTCCAGCAGGACGTGCCTGAGTTTGCTGGCAGATGCTTCATCAATCAGAACACTCTGGAGAAGAGAGAGAtgaagaggaaatgaaaaaaaaaagtttatttctgTGCTTCCTATAAGATCACTTTTGTGAAGGGCAGGGAAACAACACTCCCACAACTCTCCACCACTGCTTCACTGCTTCTTGACATACTTCCCCCCTAAAATTCTTCCAGGGGCAGAGGGATCACCTAGTCtgtatttcaaatgaaa from Anomalospiza imberbis isolate Cuckoo-Finch-1a 21T00152 chromosome 4, ASM3175350v1, whole genome shotgun sequence includes:
- the NUP54 gene encoding nucleoporin p54 isoform X2; amino-acid sequence: MPPILGEELLGLVLLSFPVSRGTSSPSRRPRPAARSGTARWRAPIASPRVACVTRKRFGGGGKAARAAGFVCGWTRRGGSYAPPAGASNRPPTIGPMAFNFSATAGAGAANPTGAFGGFGTTTTTAAPAFSFSAPTNTGTSGLFGATQNKGFGFGTSFGTGTGTGLGSGLGTGLGFGGFGTQQQQQQTTLGTGLFNQPAQTPAQSNQLINTASALSAPTLLGDERDAILAKWNQLQAFWGTGKGYFNNNIAPVEFTQENPFCRFKAVGYSLMPNNKDEDGLVVLVFNRKEADIRNQQQQLVESLHKILGGNQTLTVNVEGVKTMPDDQTEVIIYIVERSPNGTSRRVPATTLYAHFEQANIKSSLQQLGVSLSMARTELSPAQVKQLLQNPPAGVDPIIWEQAKVDNPDPEKLIPVPMVGFKELLRRLKVQDQMTKQHQTRLDIISEDISELQKNQTTTMAKIAQYKRKLMALSHRTLQVLIKQEIQRKSGYAIQADEEQLRVQLDTIQCELNAPTQFKGRLNELMSQIRMQNHFGAVRAEERYYIDADLLREIKQHLKQQQEGLSHLISIIKDDLEDIKLIEHGLNESIPIRGGVFS
- the NUP54 gene encoding nucleoporin p54 isoform X1; this translates as MPPILGEELLGLVLLSFPVSRGTSSPSRRPRPAARSGTARWRAPIASPRVACVTRKRFGGGGKAARAAGFVCGWTRRGGSYAPPAGASNRPPTIGPMAFNFSATAGAGAANPTGFGGLETANSTASGFNFGGFGLTANPAVNFNIGNFGVSTTSTPPFNFGNSLASAGAFGGFGTTTTTAAPAFSFSAPTNTGTSGLFGATQNKGFGFGTSFGTGTGTGLGSGLGTGLGFGGFGTQQQQQQTTLGTGLFNQPAQTPAQSNQLINTASALSAPTLLGDERDAILAKWNQLQAFWGTGKGYFNNNIAPVEFTQENPFCRFKAVGYSLMPNNKDEDGLVVLVFNRKEADIRNQQQQLVESLHKILGGNQTLTVNVEGVKTMPDDQTEVIIYIVERSPNGTSRRVPATTLYAHFEQANIKSSLQQLGVSLSMARTELSPAQVKQLLQNPPAGVDPIIWEQAKVDNPDPEKLIPVPMVGFKELLRRLKVQDQMTKQHQTRLDIISEDISELQKNQTTTMAKIAQYKRKLMALSHRTLQVLIKQEIQRKSGYAIQADEEQLRVQLDTIQCELNAPTQFKGRLNELMSQIRMQNHFGAVRAEERYYIDADLLREIKQHLKQQQEGLSHLISIIKDDLEDIKLIEHGLNESIPIRGGVFS